TTAATATCCTTCCTTCATGTCAGTATTTTTCCTGTTATGACCTCACTTATGATGCTGATGTCTTCAGATCTCTTGTTAATCTCCACTTAAAGCTCATTTCTTTGATATCAACAGATGGAGAGTATTTGTCACTaaactacatttatttatgattttatgcTTTCAGCTGGTTTTCACACCATTATTTATACTTGAAAGAACTGGCATCACATTATTGTCTTTTCCAAGTTTCTAGataatctgcatttattttaatgaagcaGCAGAATGATGTTAGGACTAGTGTtaggaataaaaatatttagtgaATTAGTGTCAGTTACTTTATGGTAGACTGATTGAAACACAAATGCTTACATGTGACAATTAGTATATAAACAAAcccagtaaggtttttttttattattattttggcagAACAGCTCTTCCAAAAACAATCATGTCATCGGTGAAGCATTTCCTACAGTGAACACGTTTTCAAGGAAGCTTCTACCAGTAATAttcattatacatatatattatatatattatacaatatacagtaatatttaatttagatttaatttaatactCCCTTCAGCCTACAAGTATAGACTAGCATCAAAGCATCAGGAGGAGTGGAGTAAAAGAAAGAAGATGGGAGATCCAGAACCCTGCAGAATGAAACACGCTGAAGATAATcaagaacaaacaggttggtgtttattcttcatATTTTAGAAGTATAAGGGGTTGAGTTAAATATGTAGGACACTGATAATGGTAATAAACTGCAATGATTGtgattagtggtcgaccgattaTCGCTGCCGATATTAAGCACTTTATCGGATTATTGGTTATTTTCACAACTGATTTGCAGAtagaattatttaattttgagatATGTTATTTGGCTCTGATGCACTCTCACACTGAAAGCGAATGTTAACTGGAGCTGCTTCAGTGATCACACATCAGTTGTCTCTCAAAGGCAGCAGCAGACGTTGCTGAAGTTGCAATAAATCACAATCCACTACACTGAAGTTTCAAAACACCTCAATATTATCTATTTATGGTTGGGGTGATGGGTAAAACAGACTGAattgcggaatccagtcatataAATGGAATTTACATGGAATGTCACGAAATTTGTCAAAGTTTGGTTTAGGGACGCCTATATAGCTTTAATcaattaattgtcgataagagatgaaATCGATTAAAGATATCAGTGGTCAATTAAGCTATTTAATTTTGGGATGCGTGCAGCTCAAGTGCAAAAACGTttgagcggctgtgagtgacgggatataaatgaatcattcattcataatttacaaattaagcttctaatgtgatttaaaactttaaaattacattacaataaaaacaacacaaagttATTCAACATAGAAAGCAATATAATTGTAGCAACTTAAGTAATTTCCCTAGATAAATCTTTCATATCGGGCTCTGTGCTTTGCAGGGACAGGACAGATAGTCTagattcattcctacaacttgttaatttttTCTCACGACTTATGAGTTAAAGAAAAATacaaggaccttcgttttacaacatcttccaacataactcaccacccggGCGCCGCCATGGCGGCAACATCCTGGCGTGAATAAGaattataacaccttggagactatccagaagATACAAGAGCGAACTTCAAAGGAAAGACAAACACCCGCCCTTTTCACTCACGGCGTGATCACACATTCCACAGAACAGACACATACACATTCACAAACAGGCACGAGCATTTTTGACTAGCACATGGACCTTTTACCAtaaaaactacctctaaatgtattttaatgtctctctTTATTTGCTGTTACTGTGCGTTTAATCAAACTTTATATGCATGTAGTTAGGAACAACTCTGTATCTCTGTATACTTGATTTGCAAAATCATAGTTTttggtgtctgtataatcgtaaaaacacgactgtaatGAATCTTGAcggcaaattacaaaaagatgcattttttcAGAGGAACAATCTTGCTTaggaaaaatgtttaattttgtcatctccataaattagaccagtgggcggagatcggcaaacaaagaagatttttcccgcctcagTTTCTTACACTTCATTGGTTCATACGGAAAGATAGGTGAAAACCTACTGTTACATAAAAACAAAGGGGAACCTGTATTCTtcgcattccgccagagagaaaaaaaggttcCCAGCTtcgcaaccggacttcaagaagtttcTCCGTTTGTTattctttactttttgttttagtttattgtcTTCTGATATTTGACTTAGTTCAATTGTCTTCATGAGgcaaacgaacttaagtctagtcatcttttggcaaagtttacattCGCGTGAACCATGGAGCTCGTGCATCATCTGCTttggaaagaaccacgctgaaGCCGCACTGACGGACATTTTGAACTCAGCTACACACAAGAGTCAGATCAAAGCAATAACTTTCTTATATcacaactaaaattgctgtttaaggttgtctaggctattgcatgtttgtgaaattattcaatgacttggggtctcttgcaaagttaactgtttgaaaattGTCACGCTGTCTCATTACTATTCTTGTTCGtttatcttttttaaattgtactgttcattttgctatatactcatatttactccgtatgaattgtagttatgtaatatttagtctgtttttattaaataccataatttgcttgaatttaattgttttattgcaATCGAGAttgaagtccctgaatcgtgtgatctaagCTATAagctttgttttctttgtattaatttcagtaatctaAGTAGTACAGacaaagaaaatattgttttttcctgatcagaagatgaatatttcttggagtttgtaagaagggtatttttattgaattttgataaggaagtctagcttccagttcgcgagacgaacagattgtctagattaacttaaattaattcctgtaaaggttacctttaaatgattaaatattccctcttttggtaatttaatatttgtaagcaataagcacgttatattcatagactcatgaatattaatttcatttgagttaatccccagaaagtgattgttgctacacacggaaccagatttactgactagatgcgcatgatcatatcggtCGATATACCAgccctaaataaaaaaaattctaatacacAAAgtttttataccacacttgtcataatcagagtTAATCATTTGTAAATAGTTGCTGGATTCAGAACAGCAATTGAAGGCGCTTTGACCCACATTGATAAAGCATTGAATGATGTCACTAAATGGTGATGCCAAAATAAGAGAATCGTTTCTGTTTCTCTGCACCTAACTAGCCTAGGGCACAGGTTGTCTAGCCCTGGGATATTTAAGGAAAATGTACAGCCTATGTAAGTAATgagttaaaataaaaactaaaagttaaatACATCTGACTTAATTAAGctgacatttaaaacaaatgtgacatggtgctccataaACAAGTTCACAGAAAGGAAGGGATGACGACGcaaattctgtttgtttgctttattttacgaaagcaaaaatcttgtttttattgtgagtgtgcaataataaaataaactctaTTGCGGATTATATCTTACTTcaaaaacgtatttttttttttttttgattcagctgtttgatcgcgctgGCACCTCGCATGCGCACACCCCACATATTCTAGAAATTTAAATTTAGCCCTGAAAAACACACATTGGTTGACTCCTAATCGTGATATGACATCAGTTAgtgcatctttttttaaaaacataaattcaaCATTAGGGTCAACGTCGTGGAAATTGGTTTAATCTCCAACACATGTACCAActgtaactttttaaaaatattagttatttgtaatttttctttcATTCAAAACATCATGTGGTGTGACCGTCCGTTGTAAAAACTGTTGTTTTGGAAACATCTTTGAAATTACCCTAAATTGATTCAGATTAATTTTCTGCATTGTTTGGCACGATTCCCAGATTGTTTTGTAATCCTGTATAAAATTGCAAagcatttgcatttatatttgcatttacatgttattttgagtgcacacaaaaaagaaaacccTTTACAGTTACTAATGATTTATTACTCTTATGAGCAAAACTGATAATTTTGATAAGCTGTTGGACATGGGCTGGGCTAGGGCCTGAGCATCTCGGACCAGGGCTGGGCTGGGGCCTAAATTTGAGGCCCTTGCAACaaagtcatttttaatttaatacttgCAGTTTCTGTGCCATGGTGTGTGCTACAGAGTGATAATTGTGGATAATTGTGTTCATCAGTCGTTGATGCAATGTAGGAAACACTACTTAAaccttaaatattttttcttaatccaaTGGTCAAATTATATCGCCACCTGAATAATGACTGATCATCTCTGTGTGAATGTCCACAAAACTGGATTTTCTGAATGTTTATAAGCAGTAGGCTGGAAAAGAGGAATTATGGAGAATCcataaattattagtattttgtAAATAACACGCAATCATGTAATCCgtaaagtaactgtagtctgattatgagtgttttaaaatgtaataatgtaaatgtaaaacatacTGTAGATAATTAACTAATAAAAGTTCATCATAACGATCACTATTTTAAGGCTCATGTTTCTGTCTACTCACTTTGTTTCTCTCTATAGATGTTCATGTACTAAAAATGAAATTCAACAATGTTTCTTAAATTTCAGAGGTAATGGAAGAGAATGAGGAGAGTGAAGAACTGAGCGAAGTGGAGGAGAAACATGTCAAACCTGGAGAAAAACATCTTGGTCACTCAAAGACTACAAAGACAtttgtaaagaaaagaaaagccaaACAATCTTTAatctgcactcagtgtggaaagagtttcacattCAAACAAAGTCTTAAGCGTCACATGAAGATTCATACAGGAGAGAGACCATTCAAATGTGATCAGTGCGATAAGAGCTTCTCAAGAAAAGAGTGTCTTGAGATTCACTttaggatccacactggagagaatcCCTTCacctgtgatcagtgtggaaagggtTTCCCACAAAAGCCAAGTCTTCAGATGCACATGAGTGTTCATAGAGGAGAGAAGCCATTCAGGTGTGACCAGTGCGGGAAGAGCTTCACACAAAAACCACATCTCAGGAAGCACATGAtgacccacactggagagaagccatacGCATGTGATCAATGTTGGAAGACTTTCAGACGATCATCACACCTTAAAGAACACATTAAGATCCACAGTGAAGGGAAGCCGTTCTCATGTGaccaatgtggaaagagtttcagagaAAAACCAAGTCTGGAGCttcacatgaggattcacaccggagagaagccatTCATATGTGGTCAGTGTGAAAAGAGATTCTCACACAAAAAAAGTCTTCACGTTCATATAAGGATGCACACCGGAGAGAAGCTGtgcacatgtgatcagtgtgggaagaaaTTCACAAACAAAACAGCGCTTCAAAAGCACATAAGGATCCACACGGAAGAAAGGCCGTACGCATGTgatcaatgtggaaagagtttcaaatTGTCATCATGCCTTAATTCACACATGAGAATCCATACTGGAGTGAGGCcattcacatgtgatcagtgtgggaagagtttcgcAAAAAAATCAAGCCTTAGGGAACACAATagggttcacactggagagaagccattcATGTGTGATCACTGTGAAAAGAGattcacagacaaaaaaaatctgGTCATTCACACGAGAGTTCACACCGGAGAGGAGCCGTTCATGTGCGATCAGTGTAAGAAGCGATTCTCAAACAAAAAGAAACTGGAGCTTCATATgacgatccacactggagagaagccgttcaCGTGTGATCAGTGTGGCCAGAGTTTCACGCTATCACAATACCTTAAAAGACACATGAAAGTCCACACGGGAGAGAAACCGCACACATGTGGTCAGTGCGGAAAGAGTTTCTCGCAATTGTCAAACCTTAATGTTCACATGAAGATGCACACGGGAGAAAAGCCATTCAagtgtgatcagtgtggaaaaacTTTTCTTGCAGCATCAAAGCTGAAGATACACCTGAAAGTTCATACAAAGGAGAAGCCGCATTCATGTTCTGAATGTGGAAGGAGTTTCTCACTGCTgcaaaatttaaaattacatcagaaaatacatactggtgTGAGAAATcatatgtgctttgagtgtgataAGACTTTTCTTTCAGCAAGCCATTTAAAAAGTCACCAGAAAATTCACACTGGCGAAAAGCCTCAAAAGTGTTCATACAAAAGATTCAGTCGGTcaacaaatctgaaaacacatgagaggatccacagcagagaaaagccgcacacatgtgatcagtgtggaaagagtttcgctATAAAAAGTCACCTGAAGCTCCACATGAGGATCCATGCAGTGGAGAAACCAAGTCACCGCAGTCTGAGGTCACGGTAAGTagagagaagtctcttctgtgtACGGTGTTTAAAGCTAAATCAATCAAACTGGGCTGCTGCTGGAAGCGGTGTAAGTGAGTCACTTTGAGTCTAAAGGCCTAAGTGTACTtagtttttgtacatgtatgcaAACAATAAAACGCTTAGCATTTCAATGTATACTCCCATTTTAAGTTATGCTCGAACGCGTGCGGTAGACACATGGGCTCTAGAAAGCTTAATCCACGTTCGGTGTCTCCTCTATTTTTctccattaaagggttagttcatgttaatctGCTTATCCCCAGGGCATTCAAGATGTAAGTgactgtttcttcagtagaacacaaacaacgatttttaattcaaactgttgcagtctgttattcatataatgtaagtggatgggaatcacagctttttagagtaaaaaataataaacaaatccaaattaaacccTACGGCTCGTGACGATAAATTGATGTGTAATGACTCAAAATGATCGGTTtgcgcaagaaactgaacagtatttatataatctTTTACCTCTGATTTATGCAATGTCTGAACTATCCTGAGCACGTTCTCAACAGCCTAGTTGAGACGGTCCTAATTGAATATAATGTGCTTAAGTGCGCAATCctccgtaaagcaagaagaagcgTCATGTGCTGACTGTTGAGAACATGCTCAGGACAGTAAGAACATTGCggtaaatcagaggtaaaaaaaacggTAAATACTGTTCagcttcttgcacagaccgattgttttatgtctttacacataaatatattgtcaccagccgcagggtttaatttggttttgtttgttcttttttactctcaaagccgtgattcccatccacttccattatttgactgacagactgcaacggtttgaatTGATGGTTTGTGtcctactgaagaaaaaaagtcacttaAATCTTGGATGTCCTAAGTGTAaacataaacatcacattttaaaatttttgggtgaactatctcttgaATGGAGAAAAATAGAGCAGACACTGAACATTTATTAAGCTTTCTAGACCCCATGTGTCTAACACATGAAGTCCTCATGAAGAGTGGGACTGTATTCCATCTTAGCCTAAAATTGGGTGAGGAGAGAGCTCTGGGTGTAAAGTAGTATAGCTCTATAAATTCATAATTCATTCACTAATTTCTAAACAACATCACTGAGTTACAGGACATTTTGTTGGATGATCTCATATTCTGTCTGTTGAAAAtttatccgttttttttttttgttgttggtagAAATTCTACAAAGCTATTGGAAGGAGATGACGAAGAGAACTTGAGTTATCCAGAAACCTGCAGAAAGAaatagtgaaaagtgaaagtcatgataTTTGCCAAGtttggtaacccatactcagaattggtgttctgcatttaacccatccgagtgcacacacacacagcagtgagaagtgaacacaccgtgaacacacacccatagCAGTGGgcagcaactgggggttcagtgccttgttcaagggcacttcagtcatgggtattgagggtggaagagagcgctgttcattcctCATTCATAGTCCTGAAGAACATGCTGATGCTCACAAGATTTAAATTGTTTCATGACCAAACTAGTTATTCCTAGTGTTGTCAAAATGAGCAAGTTTACACAGGCaatatacttttttgtttgtttttacacgttaaatatatttaatgcagtTAACGCAGGAGTGGGGCTAGGGTTGACATCCTCACTCACAATTgctgacttttaaaaaaaaatatatttgaatgacaGTTTTTCTGTGCTGAACACACTACTTCTGGGTTCGTTCAAGTGTAGAAAGAAGTTCTTTTTAGATCATGGGTCTTCATTATGTCATGGGCACTTCACACATCGACCAGAGCAAgagcaagaacacacacacacacacatcaatgtgCTTCGTTCAGCAGCACTGCACAGGACTTTCTCCGAAAATGTCTCAAAAGAAGTGTGTTATTGGTTGTGAGGGAAAGATTATCTTGTTTAGCTAAATCTGattaaactaaatactttttgaagATATGATggatgcaatactactctataggtactgaagattaacatgagattgggcAAAACTCTGTATTATGCCTACTAAAGAAAATTAGACAAATTGATGTCAGTGTCAGCAacaggagccagggaggagatggGATGAAAACCTCAGCAGAAGAGACAGGACGCAAACCTATGGCAGAGTCAAGTcgcctttatttatttacagatcacttagctttacagtattaaatatgaaaatagtgTAGGATGGTAATGCAGAAGGACAATGGTAAACCATGCTGTAGTAAAGTcacattgtgcagaggactcatatggttcctgtggtcttgtcccaatGGCTGTCTaggtcttgactgtggatctgtctctggggctcatctacagtaggtggccaaccaaaaTGAAGTTTCTACCGCCGCTGTAAAGTGCATTTACAGCTTTTGAACGCTGAGTGGCGATTTAatcacaagttatcaaacaagcgcatcaaagcacattttcacaaatagcCATCAGTCTTGTCTAgccgatgtgttacatttgacggcttcagtcagggaaaatgaaagagaaacactgtaggctagttaaaatatttaatattcacagatgaaagtttagcCCTTATGAAGTTATGTACGTTTCTTATaatgaattcaagcaggataaatgtcaagcatATGGCCCTgtacaccatattttagatttgacacatttaataggtgtgcagtattatttatataatatgagttgtgttttgttattcaaaataaattgtggtttacttttgCATTGGAGAATTAAAAGTGGTACCCTATTTTAGTGAGCTAGGCTTgcgattttttttctaaattttattttagtaaaacgtgAGCCACCGTATAATTTTGCTTCCATTATTTAGGCCCaatttaaaacaagaaacgaataaattaAACCAGCATTATttaaactctaaagaatggatggattaataaaacgtcttcatgtttaaactctcattataatcaacaaaatgcacaaatgtaTATGCAAAACAAGTCAGCATactgtttattttcaaattttgtcaaaacaaaatatctttaaaaatggttaaaaaacattttcattaaatcataccttcagatatatttttgggggactatttgacaaatgttgataataaaagttttcagtttgtacctgaatctttgttgtttttcatagtGTGATTTTTGAGGAATTGTATTGAATCCAATTAGGGTCAATTTGAACCGCTCCATAAAGGGTGTACACAGAAATCGAACAGTGCACAAGGGTTAATACTTGTTtgcatatatttttctttcagaaTGGTAATGGAGAAATGCCTTAACACAGGtttttcctctgaaacacaaaaatgaaaatttaaataaaaaataatttatgttttgaGAATGGCCAACCCTCCTCTGCAGATGTTGCTTCTGGTTTGTGCATTGTACATCAGAGAAAGTCTACAAAATATAATGTCTCCCAAAAcatgttttttgtcttgttttttgtttgggatttagaaaaacataaagaGATGGTTCAGTATACAGTATTGGTAATGAATTGGCTACATACTgtgataatttatatttcatcacTCTAAAAAATATAGTATGgatgcaacaaaataaaattaatgcaacAGTTTGCATCTTTTTTGTGAGTTAAGGCAACTTCCTCtgtaattaagttttaataaCTTATAAACTTTATGCGCTATACGGtcgtcaacatttgaagtggatcaaatctttaaagttgtccttaAACCAAAATGTCCTATAACCTGTTCTGCAAGTTTGAAaccataagacactgtccatatgaaagagcaacccCTCCAGCTGTACCAAATTCGGTCTGTTTTCATGTTATTGGGTTGAAACATGCTGTCTGcactctttttattcattattttctcacagcccatattattattttcacaagaccataataatAGCacattatgaattaataattaatcatcatttttgtgaaaatcattattatttgtgatcgtgggtgTGTGAGGAAGGCAATAAAACCAAGTGGAATCCTCCTTCAGCTGCTCTGCTTCATAGCGAGTGCGAGCGCTAACTGACCCAACATTTAGCAAGACAGGAAAACATTCAGTCTACCTGAAGGAAGATGTATTTATTTGAGCTAATGATGTtgaatagagtaaaaaaaaactactgtaggttattcttaaacttggagctcattatattgaagtacaaaagtACAGAAGCAACCTACACGGTCTTAAGTGTTCATTcattgaaaagtatgcattttttttattcacaggcTATAACGttgaaataacattattttaattgaaaacttcaagtgccattgtttaaaaaaatgctttattgactAATGTTTCATGGACCTCAGGTTGTTATGcttatttttacaataatttagcagtcatttattatattctttaatataatattacaacaacATCTGCTTATTTTGTGCATCAACCATCATTTCTACTTCAATACACTTGCGCAAAACATTTCTAGTTCAGTTTTCAATTTGATCAAGTCTTTACATGTTCTATTAAATTGATTAGAAAAGATTTATACCACCCTTTTTAAAGGTTtgagcatttttatttcaattgattTGTTTACATGGAACATATTATCCAGATTCACACAGCTCTAACTTAAGTTATTAAAACTGGTTATTCAAATAAGGTTATTAAATTTTTTGCAATCCTTAGTCctgacattaaatattttaatttaaaaaaaatatgtttacagtGAAAATATGCAGAGACATATTGTGGCcttgattaaaattttttttataaaatcgtTTCTGGAACCAGCATACCTCaag
The nucleotide sequence above comes from Carassius gibelio isolate Cgi1373 ecotype wild population from Czech Republic chromosome B3, carGib1.2-hapl.c, whole genome shotgun sequence. Encoded proteins:
- the LOC127951968 gene encoding gastrula zinc finger protein XlCGF57.1-like, which gives rise to MGDPEPCRMKHAEDNQEQTEVMEENEESEELSEVEEKHVKPGEKHLGHSKTTKTFVKKRKAKQSLICTQCGKSFTFKQSLKRHMKIHTGERPFKCDQCDKSFSRKECLEIHFRIHTGENPFTCDQCGKGFPQKPSLQMHMSVHRGEKPFRCDQCGKSFTQKPHLRKHMMTHTGEKPYACDQCWKTFRRSSHLKEHIKIHSEGKPFSCDQCGKSFREKPSLELHMRIHTGEKPFICGQCEKRFSHKKSLHVHIRMHTGEKLCTCDQCGKKFTNKTALQKHIRIHTEERPYACDQCGKSFKLSSCLNSHMRIHTGVRPFTCDQCGKSFAKKSSLREHNRVHTGEKPFMCDHCEKRFTDKKNLVIHTRVHTGEEPFMCDQCKKRFSNKKKLELHMTIHTGEKPFTCDQCGQSFTLSQYLKRHMKVHTGEKPHTCGQCGKSFSQLSNLNVHMKMHTGEKPFKCDQCGKTFLAASKLKIHLKVHTKEKPHSCSECGRSFSLLQNLKLHQKIHTGVRNHMCFECDKTFLSASHLKSHQKIHTGEKPQKCSYKRFSRSTNLKTHERIHSREKPHTCDQCGKSFAIKSHLKLHMRIHAVEKPSHRSLRSRNSTKLLEGDDEENLSYPETCRKK